A genomic region of Falco rusticolus isolate bFalRus1 chromosome 20, bFalRus1.pri, whole genome shotgun sequence contains the following coding sequences:
- the ANXA4 gene encoding annexin A4, protein MATIKGVSSFSAEQEAQALRKAMKGFGTDEDAIIEILTKLNISQRQQVLITYKSSIGRDLIDDLKSELSGNFERVIVGMMTPTTMYDVHELRRAMKGAGTDEGCLIEILASRTNEEIRRINENYKLQYGCTLEEDIVSDTSSMFRRVLVSLSTGNRDEGMYVDDALAQQDAQCLYEAGEKKWGTDEVQFMAILCTRNRCHLLRVFDAYRGIANKDITDSIKSEMSGDLEDALLAVVKCMRNKPAYFAERLYKSMKGLGTDDNTLIRVMVSRAEIDMLDIRREFLTMYGKSLYSFIKGDCSGDYRKVLLRLCGGDD, encoded by the exons ATg GCAACAATCAAGGGGGTCTCAAGCTTCAGTGCTGAGCAAGAAGCACAGGCACTAAGGAAGGCTATGAAGGGATTTG GCACAGATGAAGATGCCATCATTGAGATCTTGACCAAACTAAACATTTCCCAACGTCAGCAAGTTCTGATCACCTATAAAAGCAGTATTGGCAGG GACTTGATTGATGACTTGAAGTCTGAGCTAAGTGGGAACTTTGAAAGGGTGATCGTTGGTATGATGACTCCTACCACCATGTACGACGTGCATGAACTGAGGAGGGCTATGAAG GGGGCAGGAACAGATGAAGGCTGCCTGATTGAAATTCTAGCTTCTCGCACAAACGAAGAGATTCGGCGCATTAATGAGAACTACAAACTGC AATATGGCTGTACCCTGGAGGAGGACATCGTTTCTGACACATCTTCCATGTTTCGAAGAGTCCTCGTGTCCCTCTCGACG GGTAACAGAGATGAGGGAATGTATGTGGATGATGCCCTTGCTCAACAAGATGCCCAG TGCCTGTATGAAGCTGGGGAGAAGAAATGGGGAACAGATGAGGTACAATTTATGGCCATCCTCTGTACACGGAACAGATGCCACCTGCTACGAG TTTTCGATGCCTACAGAGGGATTGCTAATAAGGACATAACAGACAGCATTAAATCGGAGATGTCAGGAGACCTTGAAGATGCTTTGTTAGCTGTGG TAAAGTGCATGCGAAATAAACCTGCATATTTTGCTGAAAGATTGTATAAATCCATGAAG GGCTTGGGAACGGATGACAACACGTTGATCCGAGTGATGGTGTCCCGTGCTGAGATAGATATGCTGGACATCAGAAGGGAATTCCTGACCATGTATGGGAAATCGCTCTACTCCTTCATTAAG GGAGACTGCTCAGGGGACTATAGAAAAGTTCTGCTCAGACTCTGTGGTGGGGACGATTAA